The Brevibacillus humidisoli DNA segment CCAAGGGTCTGGCCCATAACATCAAAAGCGCCAAACGGAAAGTGGAACGTGTGCAGCCGGAAGTATGGGACGTTCTGGAGGAAGTAATCCGCGAACATCCTGTTCTGCTGAACCGTGCGCCTACCTTGCACCGTTTGGGGATTCAGGCGTTTGAACCGGTATTGGTCGAAGGTCGCGCCATCCGCCTGCACCCGCTGGTATGTACCGCCTACAACGCTGACTTCGACGGCGACCAGATGGCCGTGCACGTACCTCTGTCCGCAGAGGCGCAAGCGGAAGCGCGTGTGCTGATGCTGGCGGCGCAAAACATTCTTAATCCGAAAGACGGCAAGCCGGTCGTTACACCATCGCAGGACATGGTGCTCGGATCGTACTATCTGACCCTGGAACGCGAAGGCGACAAAGGAGAGGCCTCTTACTACCGCGACCCGGCGGACGCGATTGCCGCATACCAGAACGGCTATATCAGTCTGCATACGCGCATCGCCGTCCCGGCCAAAAGCTTAAACAAGACGTCATTTACGGAAGAACAGCACGAGGCGCTGATGTTTACCACCGTTGGAAAGATCATCTTCAACGAGATCTTCCCGCCTGAGCTGCCTTTTATCAATACGCCGACCAAGGAAAATCTCAATGGCAAGGTGCCTGACGAATACTTTGTCTTTGAAAAGGGCGTTGACCTGAAAGAGTTTGTGAAGACCCTGCCGGATAACGGAGCGGTCAAGAAGGGCTTCCTCGGCACGATTATCGCCGAGTGCTTCCGCCGCTTTGGCACCACGCAGACGGCCGTCATCCTCGACAAGATTAAGGAACTGGGCTTCATGTACTCAACCAAGGCAGGGATTACGATCGCAGTGGCCGACATTGTCGTGCCGGAGAAGAAAAAAGAGATCATCCAAGCTGCAGAAGAGAAGGTCAAAACGGTTACGACACAGTATCGTCGCGGTTTGATTACCGAAGACGAGCGGTACGACCGCGTCATCTCCATCTGGTCAAAAGCCAAGGATGAAGTGACCGACGTACTGATGAAGTCGATGGACAAATTTAACGCGATCTACATGATGGCCAACTCCGGTGCCCGCGGTAACGTATCGCAGATTACTCAGCTTGCCGGAATGCGGGGTCTGATGGCCAACCCGTCTGGTCGGATCATCGAGCTGCCGATCATCTCCAACTTCCGGGAAGGACTGACCGTGTTGGAGTACTTCATCTCTACGCACGGTGCGCGGAAAGGTCTTGCCGACACGGCGCTCAGAACGGCTGACTCCGGTTACCTGACCCGCCGACTGGTTGATGTTGCCCAGGACGTCATCGTTCGGGAGATCGACTGTGGTACCGACAAAGGGATTCGGATCAGTGCGATCACGGATGGAAAAGAGGAGATCGAAAAGCTGTCTGACCGCCTCATCGGCCGGACCTGCTTTGAGACCGTGCGCCATCCGGAGACGGGAGAAGTCATTATTGGCCGCAATGAAGAGATTAGTGAAGATATTGCCGACGAAATCGTCAAAGCCGGTATTAAAGACGTCTACATCCGTAACGTTCTCGCTTGCCGCACCAGTCATGGCGTCTGCAAACGCTGCTATGGGCGCAACCTGGCGACCGGTGCTGAAGTGGAAATCGGGGAATCGGTCGGCATTATTGCCGCACAATCGATCGGTGAACCGGGTACGCAGCTGACGATGCGTACGTTCCACACGGGTGGTGTGGCTGGTGACGATATCACGCAAGGTTTGCCGCGGATTCAGGAGCTGTTCGAGGCGCGGAATCCGAAAGGGCAGGCGGTGATCACCGAGATTGACGGTGAAGTGATCGACATCCGCGAAGGAAAAGACCGTCGCGAGATCGAAGTGCGCGGCGAAGCGGAAAACAAAGTATACGCCGTACCGTACGGCGCGCGGATCAAAGTATCGGTTGGCAGCAAGCTGAGTGCGGGGG contains these protein-coding regions:
- the rpoC gene encoding DNA-directed RNA polymerase subunit beta': MIDVNNFEYMKIGLASPDKIRSWSFGEVKKPETINYRTLKPEKDGLFCERIFGPTKDWECHCGKYKRVRYKGVVCDRCGVEVTRAKVRRERMGHIELAAPVSHIWYFKGIPSRMGLVLDMSPRSLEEVIYFASYVVTDPGDTPLDKKQLLSEKEYRNYREKYGYSFQAMMGAEAIKRLLAEIDLDKEVDALKEELKTAQGQRRNRAIKRLEVLEAFRNSGNHPDWMVLDVLPVIPPELRPMVQLDGGRFATSDLNDLYRRVINRNNRLKRLLELGAPDIIVQNEKRMLQEAVDALIDNGRRGRPVTGPGNRPLKSLSHMLKGKQGRFRQNLLGKRVDYSGRSVIVVGPNLKMYQCGLPKEMALELFKPFVMKELVSKGLAHNIKSAKRKVERVQPEVWDVLEEVIREHPVLLNRAPTLHRLGIQAFEPVLVEGRAIRLHPLVCTAYNADFDGDQMAVHVPLSAEAQAEARVLMLAAQNILNPKDGKPVVTPSQDMVLGSYYLTLEREGDKGEASYYRDPADAIAAYQNGYISLHTRIAVPAKSLNKTSFTEEQHEALMFTTVGKIIFNEIFPPELPFINTPTKENLNGKVPDEYFVFEKGVDLKEFVKTLPDNGAVKKGFLGTIIAECFRRFGTTQTAVILDKIKELGFMYSTKAGITIAVADIVVPEKKKEIIQAAEEKVKTVTTQYRRGLITEDERYDRVISIWSKAKDEVTDVLMKSMDKFNAIYMMANSGARGNVSQITQLAGMRGLMANPSGRIIELPIISNFREGLTVLEYFISTHGARKGLADTALRTADSGYLTRRLVDVAQDVIVREIDCGTDKGIRISAITDGKEEIEKLSDRLIGRTCFETVRHPETGEVIIGRNEEISEDIADEIVKAGIKDVYIRNVLACRTSHGVCKRCYGRNLATGAEVEIGESVGIIAAQSIGEPGTQLTMRTFHTGGVAGDDITQGLPRIQELFEARNPKGQAVITEIDGEVIDIREGKDRREIEVRGEAENKVYAVPYGARIKVSVGSKLSAGDELTEGSVDPKEMLKVRGLRGVSNYILQEVQKVYRMQGVEINDKHIEVMIRQMLRKIRVVDNGETDLLPGSYVEVHEFEQANAKVLLEGRRPAVGRPVLLGITKASLETDSFLSAASFQETTRVLTDAAIKGKVDRLLGLKENVIIGKLIPAGTGMSRYRSTRVVTKTEYEANLNQEEAEKEAVPVAE